The genomic stretch aaggggAGTATGGTGGTAAACAAGCACATATAGTCATCACAATGAGATAGCATCTTCTGAGACGCACAAAGGCAACTGAAAGCCCTATTTAGACCCTCAGGGCCACTATTAGTCCCAgacaggtgttgtgtgtgtgtgtgtgtgggttgtatttctgtttgtttgttgtcagtCAGCCGTGTGCCGGTAGAGTGTATGTCAACTGATATTTTTAGTTAATGGGCATCTTGAACATCTCTATGTTCTCCAGCTGGCCCACATGCTTCACAGTATAGAGACCGGGGTAAATACACTCagaaaaagttagggatatctggcttttgggtgaaatgTTTCAGTAGCCAACAGAAAGTTCTGAAAaattgaactgttggacatttagagaaggtcacattaagttcacctgtatgttacaaatatccctgactttgtgagtagtgtatgtgaGAAGGCACCAAGGAAGCTAGGGTATtttagcacaaaaaaaaaaacaggtttcaGCAGAAGTACTTCTGGCTTGGGAGTTGTTCTCATTGctgactgtctgtgtctgtttttgtgtaacAGGGCCTGGTTGTCCATTCACGGATGTTGAGATGACCTTATACTGACTGGGGTCCTAGCTTTTCAGTCCTACCTCCATTACCATTACATTCAGACATGTCCTTGGACGCCGTGGGGCAGTCTCCGAGGAGGGTGGCGaagcctcctccacctcccgtGCCACCGAAGCGCTACCAGGCCAAGGACATCCCCGTCTCCCTGCCCGTCTCCCTGCCCGTCTCCCTGCCCGTCTCCCTGCCCATCTCCCTGCCCGTCTCCCCGCCTGTCTCCCTGCCCGTCTCCCCGCCTGTCTCCCTGCCCGTCTCCCTGGCCGTCTCCTCGTCCGTCTCCTCGCCCGCTTCCTCGCTTGTCTCTTCGGTTGTCTCTTCCTCGTCACCAGATGCGCGTAAGCAGAGCGCAGTGGAACGCTTAGCCGCCGACAAGACTAAATATGCCAGGAGGCAACCAGGACCCATCGCCAAGGCTCCGCCAATCAAACCTTTGGCTGCGGTGCGCAAACAACTGGTCCCGACCCCTTCCCACAGCTCTGGCCAATCCCAACCCAGTCCGCAGAAGCCCATGCGGAAGGTGGCACACACCCCTGCGACTCACTCTGGGGGACCCCAGCTGGACATGCAGCGCCTGTCAATCCTGATCAATGGGATGGATGAGCTTCCCTCACTCCCAgacccagccccagccccagccccggcCCCTCAGACGGCTGCTCAGCCCACGCGGAAGGTGGTACCCACCCCTGGGTCTCACTCTGGGGGGCCCGTGCTGGACCTGCAGCACCTGACCGACCTGATCAGTGACGTGGGTGAGCCCCCCTCACCACCAGCCTCTCAGAGGGCTGCTGCCTCATCCTCCTCACAGAGCAGCGACGGcggtgatggtgatggagatGAGAACTGCGCCGCTTCTACCCTGTCTGCAGGGGCCTCTTCTACCCTATCTCCACAACTGTCCCTCGACATGTCTGACACCTCTACCCCCTCAGAGCTGCATtcccctgcctcctcctctctcagcgACCCGCTGAAGTTGGCACCAGATGCTGCCGGGGCTGGGCAGGGGGCTCCCGCCGTGTCTGTGCGGAGGATGGATGTCAAGCCGCAGGTGGCACAGGTGAGGAAAGGCATGCGGGTGCCCCTGCAGAGCCGCATGCCTGggcagatgcagatgcagatgcagatgcaaATGCAGATGCAAAggcagatgcagatgcagatgcagatgcaaAGGCAGAGGCAGATGCAGATGCCAATGCAGAGGCCGATGGCACCCCatgcacagtcacagtcacaggcaCAGCTCATGTACTACCTGAAGGCTCAGATGGCCTCCAAAAATGCCTCCTTACATCCCAAAAATGCCCCCTTGGTGCCCCCAGCTAGACTACCCCTGAGTGCCCCTCAAGCAGTGGCGGGGGTCGCAGCTGGACCCACCAACCCCAGTCAGCCGTGGCCAACCCCCCAGCTAAACTCCAACGGCAGCCCCCCACCCATGTCTCCCACTGTCCCCATCCCTCCACAGCCAGGGTCCGGGTCAGCCACCTCTCAAAGCTCCTCTACAGGCCCTCCTGCTCCCACCCAGCGCACTGTGCCCCCTACTGGTGATAAACCTGATGTGCAGCCCAAGCGCATTGCCCCCGTCCCACCGCTGCCCTCCCCCCTGAGTCCGTTCCTGCAGGCCAACTCTCCCGTGCCGTCGCCCTGCCCATCCCTCACGCGTCTCTCCTCCACCAGCTCCCGCAAGCGGCCCTCGCTCACGCGCTCCAAGTCGGACGTGAGCGATCGTTTCTCGCGCGCCGACGCCGACCTGGAGCGCTTCTTCAACTACTGCGGCCTGGACCCGGCCGACCTGGACGAGCTGACGCAGGCCGGCTCGGACATCGCCTCCGTGTCCCGGCTCCGCAGCGCCAGCGCGCCCGCCTCCGAGTGCTCCCAGGCCCAAGACAACGAGGGCGGCGGAGACGACAACGACGACGACAAGCGCACCCCCTACAACATCTCGGTCATCGAGAGGAACGCCAGGGTGATCAAGTGGCTGTACGGAATGCGCCAAGTGAGGGATACTGCCCGAGTCGCCAACATCTAGCTAACGAGACCGTCTACCCAGAGGAGTGGCCATGTTCACAGTTAGCCACCATAAACTTCAGCTTCTGTTTTGGACTTTGGTCTTTTTGGCCGAGCGCCTACAAAATTTATTGTCCTTTAGTCTGATAGGCCAGTGGCCATCTTTATGCTGCTGTCTCAAGCTCAAGACCTCGTCTGTGAAAATACTTGTAAGATTACATCAAAGGTTTTTATTTTTCACTATTTCTCTTTATACCTCCACCTGGGACCAGACCTCAGCCCTTCTCAAGCATTGCTGTATGTATGGAGCAGTTAATGTGTAAAAACAGGAGATCCACCAGTTATTTATTGTAGAGGCGTAGATCAGTGGATAACAGATATGTTGTTGGAGTGGGGAGATCAACAGGACAGTGAATTGCCTTATGTCTTGTGACGCTACAGCTAAAATAGATAGAGTCTGGGTACATTAgtgaaacaaaaatgtaaaaagaaaaCACTACAAGTAGGACTAATTAAATAATCAGTTCAGATGCAGTGAATATTGGTGTACGTATGTTTGTAATTGTCTATAGGCCTGTGGTTTATAAATCCAAATGAGTTTGTTGACCCACCTATGCTACTCTTCTGCTCATTGTTTTAACGTGGGATTTTGGGATGTCATTGTTGGACACgtgtgatgtaggcctatgagtGTGGTCCCAAAATTTGTGCAGTCCTTCAGACTGGCTATGAGAATTCATGCAGTCTGTAACTACAGTAAGTGTTGCATGCTTGTGAAATGGATATCAGGGCCAAACCGAAATTAAAACTTGGCACCTTGAAATAAAGACTTGAATAAAGACCTTAATATAAgactttgcttttctttttctcatagTGCTTCTGTTCCCAGCAAAGGCTTGTCGCAGTTCGATGTTGATAAAAACACAGCATACACTTGTCTGTTGAAGACATTTGCTCCTATTGTAGTGCTACATTTTTATGACCGATTACCTTATTTATCACCGTTTAATGAGATGCCGGTGAACAAAGTGCACAAATCAATTTTGAAGGTGAGAGTTAAACTGAAGTCATCTTATGAGCAAGCCGCTAGATCAAgtgatcaagtgtgtgtgtgtgtgtgtgtgtgtgtgtgtgtctcagtcatAGTATACAAGCACTATGCTGTATGCTCACAGGTCAAGTCAAGATAAGAGATCAAAGGATTTCAAGATCACAGTGCAAGTCTGGCTGTTCCGCTTGGCTAGCTGTAAACAATATACCTTTATGAAGAGCAATTCGGGAAGGGTGCAACAGAGCACCATTATCCCATATCCCTAATGTGATGCTGTTGTTTCAGCACAAGATTGATTACTACACTGACCGGATACGTCAGTGGGACACCTACTCGGAAGACTTTTGTAAGCTATGCAAATCAAAAAAAGGGATTTGAATACCTGAGTTCATTATTAAAAGATTACATCTAGCTTTTGTAGAATATACCAAGGACATGCAAATGATctcaatatactgtagctgctagAGAGCTCATTTATATGCTCACAGGCTCTTATGCAAAGTGCTCACCTGGTTTGCTCAAGAGGATGCCACAACAGCAGCTCTGAAACAGGTGTGGATTCTGAAACAGGTGTGCAATTTTGGGTATGGAGCAAACCTGGCCCAGGCCTGGCTCCTAAATCAAGCAGACCTGTGACATGTAAGAGTCAGACACAGCTTAGTGAGCCAGTATACTCtagctgtgtctcaaaccacaTACTTCCTTCAGTccactgctagtgtgcactggaCACTTACTTCTGTAGTGCCCACTTTCCGATAGTTATAGTTGTCCCCccaactacagtacagtaggttacaCTTAGGTTACAGTTTTTTGTCCAACTGTTTACACACTTTAAACATGTATTTCTAACACCATAACCTCACACCGAATCTGCAAAACTATACACTAATTCTCAGTGTTTGAAACAGTTTTCAATTTCCTAAAAGACTATTTGCAAAACACCGcacacaattttttttaacTAACGCACAATATTCTAACAGGAACCAACAAAATATCAAAATGCATGGTCCCTTAgctccagtgaaaggaactctgaatgcttcagcattaaccaagacatttaggacaattccatgctcccaactttgggAATGGCCCCTTCCTggtccaacatgactgtgcactcCCTTTAGGTTTTGAGCAACATTGTGTACATGATGCATCAAAATGTCAGACTGTGATAATGTGATTTAAAAAATGTTATAATGTGAGGTGAATGTTTGTTTTAAAGATGTGTTTAtgacattttgaatgttgtGAGACATTTTGCGGGAGACTTGaggcattttgaattttgtgtgattttgggttttgtgtgtagagttttgaaaaacaaagttttaaGTTGTAAAGAACTGTAAAACACTTACCGGAAGTGACGCCCATTTAGTCCTGTCAATTGTTCCACACTGAACTTTTTGACCATTATCAGGGCGTCATCCGGATACTTTCAGCACACTGATTTTTTGCGTTATCTGTGCTATATACTTAAACTAAGTATTTGAGGTGTGCAAGTACTGTAggtggtttgagacacagcctcTGTCCAGGATGGTTTTCCTGTTAATTTGCCTAGTCTTTTGTTATCTGCAGGGAGCAAGCTCACTGACTCGTGATGGAATGACCGATTAACTAACAGGGCATAGTTAGCCTAAGGCATTCTGGGATGCCACCGGGAAAGGAGGGCAGACTTTGGGCGCATTCCTGCTATACTGAAAACATCTCCCTATTGCAACTCTCCAGCAGTCTCATATCTGCCTCCTGGTGGGCAAAACTAAAACTGCACTCCTTCATTTAAGCAGTGAATAGTTTGACATGCGTAGTGATATTTAGGAAGTTAAATTGAACTTATAATGGCTTGTGTGAGCTTTATATGCAGATGGACACTATTTCCAGTCCACCAGCTACAATGCctcactctgggggcatgatttTATCAATGCCCCATTAGTGTAGGACTGTTActgcctggctgctctagcAGTAAAAAAAACTCAGTTATGATTCAACAGCCTTCACACATCTGCCATGTCGAACATCTAAAAAGGAAGCCATCTCACAGCTAGCCTGGTGCTTGAAGGGGACGTATGTATGTCTTTTTTTAAGCATTTCATGTTTCTTGCTCGTTCTCACTCATTCTCGCTTCTCACAGACACTACCGGGACGCTAGTGCAGATCTTGCAAGGCTGGTTTTCCGCTTAGAGACAGTAGAGGGAGCAGGGAAAGCCGCCATGATCCGGTCATTTTACCATCacaatgatttctaaactcTGCTATTAAGTTGAACAAGTTGCATAGTACCCCCTTTAATGGACAATTAGAATTATCTTACATGTAATGGGTGATGACAAAACATTACTTTGCATCAAGTTTTACATGTGTATATCGGATAACAGATGGTAAACAGAGATAATTTCTCAAAGACTTAATGCCACAagacttcccccccccccccaagtcaagaaataaaatatcacaaaaccCCTTCAATACATTCAGTTActtcaaattcaaatattttATAGTAATCACATATATATTCATAATATTTTATACAATTATAAAGTGTCATTCATAGGGCCTACATTGCAATCAGAACatgtatataggcctactatattcTGAGGTAAAGTTGCACATATTAAAGTTACACATATAGCCTGTGTCTATAGCTTGAAACTATGACAAGACTATGACATCAAAAACATGACATGACGTGCACTGTATTGGACTGTATCTACTCTATTTAACCACTAGAATCCTGAGATTTGATTACACATTTGCAAGAATCATGCATTTTCTTTAATTCCCATCATTAAGACCTTTGCACTGAATATAATCATTTTCAATTCAATACCTTTTGAATGATCTTCTGGCCTAGCCCCCCATTATACCATCATTGATTTGGTCAACAGAATAGATTGTGTTAAAAGACTGCTAAATCTGAATTTGGTCTACAGAACATATTGTTAGTGTGTTAAAGGACTGCTAAATCTGCATTTGGTCTACAGAACATATTGTTAGTGTGTTAAAGGACTGCTAAATCTGCATTTGGTCTACAGAATAGATTGTTAGTGTGTTAAAGGACTGCTAAATCTGCCTCCTGCAGATTGTCATTCCCTCTAAATAGGTGCACTGCATTGCTAGTACAAATTCTACATACAATTTAGAAGTGCGTTCTTCAGCTACGTTTGTTGAACCATCAGCTGGTACAGCTGTTCACAGAGCTGCGAATTCAAACATGACCAATCAGGCACTCACACTCCAGGCTCTTACAGagaagctacaccaggcgcgagATCAAAGCGTTTCGTTCGCGTCTTGTAAAATTCATTTTAGAAgattggtctatttttttttttatgtacagtacgcgccgctatcacgtctggtgtagctacttcaattcattatagtggaagctaattgttaaAGCAGACACAACACGAACAGAACGCCTCAGTTACACGCCCAGTGCAGCTTCACTGTTATTTACAGGGCGAGTCTGTAAACATTAGCATAGTTCTCATGCATGAACTATAGCTATCACGTGGCATATTATAGCTTTGAGCTGACTCATCAATTTTTAAGGTCTTAACCCATGGTGTTAAACTAACAAATAGTTTTTGTCTAATTATTAAATTTAGTTTGAGCTTaacattagcctgggtgttcccatgctgccttgcgtgcaatttcattcacgctgctaaggcagtctagaaactaccgccctaatttttgcctgatataggggaccaatcacagaacagggggagaAGTAAGACAATGAatagctatgcacagacgcatttgatagacatccgtggcgcccaatgaacggctctgtggtaggcgctagccaggctagcttGACATAGGAATCTGAGCACTTTGTCCATCATTCAAATCGGGGGCGCAGTGTGTGACTATTAGCTGATCTTAGGTCACAGCTTACACAGCGAGATGGAAGAACCGGCCGAGAAGATCCAAAAGGCCGGGTAGACCGCCTCCCAGAGGGGGAACACAAAGGTGTACAAGGGGAAGGCGCGGTCGGCCACCGCGTAGAACGTGGCGGAGCCGTCGTCGCAGTCGAGCAGCACGCCCACACGGGAGGGGCCAGGGCCGCCCAGCACCGTCTCCACGCCGTCGTGCCACGTCGCCACCTTGTCGTTGAAGAACTCCATACACCAGGAGGCGCTGTTGAGACCCAGGCGGCTGCTGGGGCCCCTGCGGTCCATGGAGCCGTAGGCCAGGCCGAGCCCCAGGCCCAGGCCGCTGGACTTGGTCCTGTTGATCTTCACCTCCCAGTAGTGGCGGCCCTGCAGGAATCCCTGCGAGCACAACACCTGTGAGCAGACGGCGAAGCGCTCGGGCCCGTCGGGGTACTGGCGCGGCTCCTCGGCCAGCGATGCCTTGGTGAAGTCATCGGTGAGGTCGATGCGCTTGTGGGCTGTCCTGGGGTCCAGCGTGAGGACTGTGCTGACTGTGCAGAGCAAGTGACAGACACCAAACAGGAGGATTGCAGATGTGCACACTGTAAAGCTGTGGACACGTAGTTGCTCTCACTACATACTTTCTACCTATCAGCATGGAGGTCCACACAGAACTGTGCATACACCCTCATAGACCCTCACAGAATAAGACGTTTGTGGGTGAACAGTCATATACGGTGCATTCTTAAGCTAACGCCCGCTCCCATCTGCCACTTTCTATGATCCAAATAGTTACGCCAAATGTATGTTttggaaaaaaagacatttcaaCTTACATTTTAGTAGGTCACTCCTTTTTGCGGCAGTAGAGATATCACGAGGAATAGTGACGTTGTCAGCTCCTGCTGGAGAAGATAACAAAGCACTCACCATCTCCAATTTATGAAGCTTTAAAAGTGTCTGCAAAGTGAACTAAACACAGTCAGGCTCAAAGAACACTTCAAGTCATTTTTTACGCAacgtttttttccagttagttTTTACTGATAAGCTTATGtgaaaattactttttgcacAGAGTAGTTAATGTGTTTCCCTAGCAATCCAGTAGGTTACTCCAGCTAAACTGGTTCAACCCTATGCCTAGAAAAAGACAACAGGAGAAAGCAGTGGAGTGGAAGAGCTATTGCATTTTCTGAAGCAAGGAAACAAGGCAACAGACAATAGGTTTTACAGATAAAATTGCCAGGTTGGGTGAATTCATCTCATTACACATATGGTCCCACCttgacacatcacacaacacccAAAGAAATATAGATGTGAATTTGGGGTAAAAGAGTTGGAAAACTGTACTCTGCATCGAGCGCCTAAAAGTGTAGGCTTTTCCTGCTCGGCAGGTGAGGGGGTAATCCTGATACACTCTGATTAGTTCTTCTTGCTTGACTAATACTGTAGATATGGCGACAATTTGTTTTCCAACTTTTTGCTATTTCTAGGCCTAACTTTCAAATGTTCACTTACATATTTCCACTTCAACTTCAAAGGGGTCAGTTGTGGACGACTGATACATACCTTTGCTTGGACTACACTGTTCAGAGGTGAGGTCTGTTTTGGAGAGGTTAAAAATCGGGTGTTGTTGGTTCGGTGTTCCTCCCTCTCCAGTCGGCGCGTCTTCATTCCCCTTCCTCCGTCGGCTCCTCGCTCTGCTCCGTGCTGCTTGTTGTCCTGGTGACACTAGAGTTGGATTAGCGGCTGCGGCTGTTGGTCCTGCAGTGGGTTCAAATAGCATTTCTGTGAAAAACAGCTATCTGGGTAAAACCAATGCAGACAAAACAgttctaacacattcattttaatagTGTGGCTGCATTGTTCACCAAGGGACAAATTAAACATTTGGTGCTCAGAGTTTGTGTAAAATCTTGGGAGTAGGTGATTATACGCCTCTATTTTGATCTTCTAACATCtctataatactgtatattaacttTTCCACTTGAAGTGTAAACGCAATGCATCACTGAGGGTTAGAGGAACACAAGACACACCTTTGCTCAGGCGGTCCTGTCCAAAGGTGCGGTCTGTTTTGGAGACATCCTCCTCTTCAGCTTCCTTCCCCTTCCTGTGTCGGCTTCTTGCTCTTCTACGTGCTGCGTCTTGTTCCGGTGATGCCGGAGTCGGATCAACGGCTTCAATCCCCTGCCCTGCAGTGCATTAAAATAAAGTTCTAAAACTGATAGTTCCAGTCCttcattatgattggctgaagcACATTCGATGCCGCTGtaaaacccaacacaaacacacaccttgaccgcatttcgttctatagtaatgtgcTTGGTATCCATTCAGATAGAGTAATTATATTTCTTGGCCTtcatttcatgaaatcttgctgaATTAACGTAGTAACAGtctgttttagaaaagcaataagtcaCATGAGTGActgcactgattttagaacagctaaggggcgttgttaggcacgacgcgcaAGCAGAGGATTATTGCTTCATTTTGCCCTTCATACATCTTATTATTTACAAAATGGCGGCAGCGATGTTGTTATCTATATAAAATTGAAGCAAGATCTCTGTTGAAAACAGAAAGAGCTCACTCATACAAACACCTCTGGCACAAAAGGGATTACAGGCATAGCCTTCTGTACATAACATGGTGTCAGCTGCTGTTGACAtcaacagtaaacacacacacacacacacacacacacacacctggtttaAGAAGTGAAAATCGGTTTTCTGCTGGTAGAGTCAGGATTTTACTCAGTAGCTCTTTCATAGCGACAGCAGAGGAGTGATGAGCAAGCAAAGCCTTGGACTCCATGTTCACATGGGGGCAGTAGGGGTCAAACATAGCACTGGAGGCCAGTTGTGTTGAAGCCTGACAAAACAGGGACAGGAGagcattaaagagagagagagagagagagagagagagagagagagagagagagagagagagagagagagagaaatcagggAAAATTCTGTTTACAGTTGCATTTTTAGTTGcatatcaacattttaacatcacTATACTCTCAGACCGTGGAAGGCCAACACACTTCTTTCAATCAGTTCTAAATACCAGTCTATAAGTAAGAACACAACAATTGATTTATATAGAATTATAGAATTTCTTGACTACATGTCATAACTGTATGTTTTTCCTTTTGAAGCTACACCATACCTGCAAGAAAGACAATGAATCTGCTCTTGACAGAAGGCTGTTGAGCTCCATTTTGACTGCAGACATCTTCTCCACATTCTGACCAAACTTCGCGATGAGAGATTGAATCCTGGTCTGACCACTCTCAAAGTCCTTGTCCACAGCTTTCAAGGCATCCTGCTCCTCCTTGTCAATTAGATACCTTATGAACTGATACTCTGTGCTCATCATCTTCTTTTGGGCAGAAGCATcatcctagacacacacacacacacacacacacacacacacacacacagaaaaacaattATGCTATTTTCTCGGGTATGGGTTCTGAGTCTGAATAATGTTAGTGTTTTCAATAAACACTTACCTGTAATTGCAACTGCTGCTCCCTAATTTGAGCCATTACAAGGCTGTTCTTGTCAATCTTTCTATCCAGCACACGTAACATATCCGTCATTTCAGACTATAAATGAACAGAGAAACACAACCTTAATATTCATCATTTTGTGGCTCTCATAATTATATGGGTTTTCATGGTGTGGGCTTGCAACAAAATGAAGCTAGCATGTTACATTTTGCTGACATATAGCTTTTTTCAGTGGTGTAGTAACCTAATTAGGCTAGTGGCTAttacattagtagcctatgtctaCATGTAAGTTGAATACAGTTGTGTTACAGAGTGTTATGCTTTATAACTCTATTACTGTAAGTAATAAAGCATGACACTGAGGTCTTTAAGTCTGctataggctgggtaaacctgcctgatctgccagcgatttgcatttcgctctgcagctcaggctggaaacctaaGTGCAGAATCCCcaaactaatgttcaatcttaaaatattGAGTTTAGTATAAGTCTGTATCATGGAGTCCTATTTAACTTTACTGCATTGCTGCCTTACTGCTTTCAACCACtaaattttttttaatgtgttaatgtgtgtttgtgtgcatatatgtgtgtgtgtgtgtgtgtgtgtgtgtgtgtgtgtgtgtgtgtgtgtgtgtagccaccgCAGTGTTGTCACAgtaggggtcagtgtgtgtgtgtgtgtctgtgtgtgtgtgtgtgtgtgtgtgtgtgcttatgcacacacaactTTACTGCATTGCTGCCTTACTGCTTTCAACcactacaattttttttttatatgtgttcatgtgtgtttgtgtgcatttgtgtgtgtgtgtgtgtgtgtgtgtgtagccaccgCAGTGCTGCCACAGTAGgggtcagtgtatgtgtgtgtgtgtgtgtgtgtgtgtgcatgtgggtgtgagtgtgtgtgtgtgtgagcgtgtgtgtattatttattaagttattatttttattattaaaacaattatcattatttttatgtatttattaattgattacctccttcctcctcacacacacacacacacacacctgactgccctcctaccccagcttaacctaactcccccactccccactgcatcatagaaagccacactccttaaagacaacatactgtcccaccaccactccacccaagacatcacacatggatgcctgcccttaggattcctttgcccctcacacacacacacacactcacccacttacagtacatgctccctctactagcatgaccccaggcagttgggttggccccttgagctgtggatctgtccgaggtttcttcctggaCAAGGGAGATTTcccttgcccctgttgccccTGGGTGTCCCAtggtgctccccaa from Sardina pilchardus chromosome 7, fSarPil1.1, whole genome shotgun sequence encodes the following:
- the LOC134087953 gene encoding uncharacterized protein LOC134087953 produces the protein MSLDAVGQSPRRVAKPPPPPVPPKRYQAKDIPVSLPVSLPVSLPVSLPISLPVSPPVSLPVSPPVSLPVSLAVSSSVSSPASSLVSSVVSSSSPDARKQSAVERLAADKTKYARRQPGPIAKAPPIKPLAAVRKQLVPTPSHSSGQSQPSPQKPMRKVAHTPATHSGGPQLDMQRLSILINGMDELPSLPDPAPAPAPAPQTAAQPTRKVVPTPGSHSGGPVLDLQHLTDLISDVGEPPSPPASQRAAASSSSQSSDGGDGDGDENCAASTLSAGASSTLSPQLSLDMSDTSTPSELHSPASSSLSDPLKLAPDAAGAGQGAPAVSVRRMDVKPQVAQVRKGMRVPLQSRMPGQMQMQMQMQMQMQRQMQMQMQMQRQRQMQMPMQRPMAPHAQSQSQAQLMYYLKAQMASKNASLHPKNAPLVPPARLPLSAPQAVAGVAAGPTNPSQPWPTPQLNSNGSPPPMSPTVPIPPQPGSGSATSQSSSTGPPAPTQRTVPPTGDKPDVQPKRIAPVPPLPSPLSPFLQANSPVPSPCPSLTRLSSTSSRKRPSLTRSKSDVSDRFSRADADLERFFNYCGLDPADLDELTQAGSDIASVSRLRSASAPASECSQAQDNEGGGDDNDDDKRTPYNISVIERNARVIKWLYGMRQVRDTARVANI